One segment of Purpureocillium takamizusanense chromosome 7, complete sequence DNA contains the following:
- a CDS encoding uncharacterized protein (MEROPS:MER0003297~EggNog:ENOG503NYAX~COG:O), with protein sequence MNGTRRSAAAKRKAAASPDQPPPAKRAVNGKLSADDNTPDVEIADYDDESVLSDDMHLHAPPMYIGTPGSLGEWQDTIQKVVRNVVAIRFCQTCSFDTDAALTSEATGFVVDSERGYIMTNRHVVGAGPFWGHCVFDNHEEVDCYPVYRDPVHDFGILRYDPKAIKYMHVDGLDLSPDQAKVGVEIRVVGNDAGEKLSILSGVISRLDRNAPEYGEGYSDFNTCYYQANAAASGGSSGSPVVSKDGSAVALQAGGRSDGASTDYFLPLDRPLRALQCIQQGKPVTRGDIQCQFLLKPFDECRRLGLSPHWESATREAFPDETNMLVAEIVLPDGPSHNKIEEGDVLVKVNGELITQFIRLDDILDSNVGQPIKFQLQRGGQDVEVEIEVGDLHQITPDRFVTVAGASFHDLSYQQARLYAVAVKGVYVCESAGSFRFDNTDSGWIVQTVDHKKVPDLDTFIKVMKDIPDKARIVATYKHLRDLHTLNTTVIYVDRHWSSKMKMAIRNDETGLWDFKDLGDPLPPVPPVRRSASFIELDHMPHPGIADLIRSFVHVNCTMPVKLDGFPKNRRWGMGLVIDADNGLVLISRAVVPYDLCDITVTIADSIIVEGKVIFLHPLQNYAIIKYDPSLVDAPVKSARLSSEHLTQGAKTYFLGYNRIGRVVHGSTTVTEITAVAIPANSGAPRYRAVNVDAITIDSNLGSTCNSGVLVAPDGTVQALWLNYLGERSPCSQRDEEYYLGLGTPTLLPVISTVQKGETPQLRMLSVELRSVQMSQARVMGVSDEWIKKVTQANRSHHQLFMVSKRTFERGEHPVSLLEGDIVLTLNGKICTTISDFDVMYTSEVLDAVIVRECEEMELQLPTVAAKDMETDHAVSFCGAVLHRPHQAVRQQISKLHSEVYVSSRIRGSPAYQYGVAPTNFITHVNGKPTPDLESFIAATRRIPDNTYFRLKAVTFDSVPWVITMKKNDHYFPTMEWIKDDSEACGWRRVTYEGSEVFQGEATDGIPPVAEEAEEE encoded by the exons ATGAACGGCACACGaaggtccgccgccgccaagagaAAGGCTGCGGCCTCTCcagaccagccgccgccggccaagagagccgtcaacggcaagctttccgccgacgacaacaccCCCGATGTTGAGATTGCAGACTACGACGATGAGTCTGTCCTCAGCGACGACATGCACCTccacgcgccgcccatgtaCATTGGCACCCCCGGCAGCCTGGGCGAGTGGCAGGACACCATCCAAAAGGTGGTTcgcaacgtcgtcgccattcGATTTTGCCAGACGTGCTCCTTTGACACGGATGCGGCCTTGACCagcgaggcgacgggcttcgtcgtcgattCCGAGCGAGG ATACATCATGACAAaccgccatgtcgtcggcgctggtCCGTTCTGGGGCCACTGTGTCTTCGACAACCACGAGGAAGTCGACTGCTACCCGGTATACCGCGATCCCGTCCACGATTTTGGCATTCTTCGCTACGACCCCAAAGCCATCAAGTATATGCATGTCGATGGTCTCGATCTGAGCCCCGACCAGGCCAAAG TGGGTGTCGAGATTCGAGTGGTTGGCAACGACGCTGGTGAGAAGCTCAGTATCCTCTCTGGTGTCATCAGTCGACTAGATCGAAATGCCCCCGAATACGGCGAAGGCTACAGCGACTTCAACACGTGTTACTACCAGGCCAATGCCGCTGCCAGTGGCGGTAGCTCCGGCAGTCCCGTCGTCAGCAAAGACGGCTCTGCCGTTGCGCTCCAAGCTGGCGGTCGTTCCGACGGCGCGTCTACCGACTACTTCCTCCCGCTGGACCGGCCCCTGCGCGCTCTCCAATGCATCCAGCAGGGAAAGCCCGTCACTCGTGGCGACATTCAATGCCAGTTCCTTCTCAAGCCCTTCGACGAGTGTCGCAGGTTAGGACTGAGTCCGCACTGGGAGTCTGCGACGCGGGAGGCGTTTCCTGACGAGACCAACATGCTAGTGGCGGAGATTGTGCTTCCCGACGGCCCTTCGCACAACAAGATTGAGGAAGGCGACGTCTTGGTCAAGGTCAACGGAGAGCTCATCACACAGTTTATCCGCCTCGATGACATTCTCGACTCCAACGTCGGCCAGCCCATCAAGTTTCAGCTGCAGCGGGGTGGCcaggacgtcgaggtcgagatTGAGGTCGGCGACCTTCACCAGATCACGCCAGACCGCTTTGTCAccgttgccggcgccagTTTCCACGACCTCTCGTACCAGCAGGCCAGGCTGTATGCCGTGGCCGTCAAGGGCGTCTACGTGTGCGAGTCGGCGGGCTCCTTCCGCTTCGACAACACAGACAGCGGATGGATCGTTCAGACCGTCGATCACAAGAAGGTGCCGGACTTGGACACGTTTATCAAGGTCATGAAGGACATCCCCGACAAGGCGAGGATCGTGGCTACATACAAGCATCTGCGCGACCTGCACACGCTGAACACGACCGTCATCTATGTGGACCGCCACTGGTCTTCCAAGATGAAGATGGCTATTCgcaacgacgagacgggcctGTGGGACTTCAAGGACCTTGGCGACCCTCTGCCACCGGTGCCTCCCGTCCGACGATCTGCCTCCTTCATCGAGCTGGATCATATGCCACACCCCGGCATTGCGGACCTGATCAGGAGCTTCGTCCACGTCAACTGCACCATGCCCGTCAAGCTGGACGGCTTCCCCAAGAACCGTAGGTGGGGAATGGGCCTGGTGATTGACGCCGacaacggcctcgtcctcatctcgcgcgccgtcgtcccgtACGACCTCTGCGACATCACGGTGACGATTGCCGactccatcatcgtcgagggcaaggtCATCTTCCTACACCCACTCCAGAACTACGCCATCATCAAGTACGACCCGTCCCTTGTAGACGCGCCCGTCAAGAGTGCGAGGCTCAGCAGCGAGCACCTGACGCAGGGCGCCAAGACGTACTTTCTTGGATACAACAGGATCGGACGCGTCGTGCACGGCTCGACCACGGTGACCGAGATCACTGCTGTGGCCATCCCGGCCAACTCGGGTGCGCCGCGGTACCGCGCCGTCAACGTGGACGCCATCACAATCGACAGCAACCTCGGGTCGACGTGCAACAGCGGCGTGCTCGTGGCGCCCGACGGCACGGTGCAGGCGCTGTGGCTCAACTACCTCGGCGAGCGGTCGCCCTGCAGCCAGCGCGACGAAGAGTACTACCTCGGCCTGGGCACGCCGACACTGCTGCCCGTCATCTCGACGGTGCAGAAAGGGGAGACGCCGCAGCTGCGCATGCTGTCGGTCGAGCTGCGGTCCGTGCAGATGTCGCAGGCGCGCGTCATGGGCGTGTCGGACGAGTGGATCAAGAAGGTGACGCAGGCCAACCGCTCGCACCACCAACTCTTCATGGTCAGCAAGAGGACGTTTGAGCGGGGGGAGCACCCCGTGAGCCTCCTTGAGGGCGATATCGTCCTGACGCTCAACGGCAAGATTTGCACGACGATTTCGGACTTTGACGTCATGTACACGAGCGAGGTGCtggacgccgtcatcgtgcGAGAGtgcgaggagatggagctgcagctgccgacggtggcggccaaggacatGGAGACGGACCACGCCGTGTCGTTttgcggcgccgtcctgcacCGCCCGCACCAGGCCGTCCGCCAGCAGATCAGCAAGCTGCACAGCGAGGTGTACGTCTCGAGTCGCATCCGCGGGTCGCCGGCATACCAGTATGGTGTGGCGCCGACCAACTTCATCACGCACGTCAACGGCAAGCCGACTCCGGACCTGGAATCCTTCATCGCCGCGACGCGGAGGATTCCCGACAATACCT ACTTCCGTCTCAAGGCAGTGACTTTTGACAGCGTGCCGTGGGTCATCACGATGAAGAAGAACGACCACTACTTCCCGACGATGGAGTGGATCAAGGACGACAGCGAGGCGTGCGGATGGCGACGCGTCACGTACGAGGGCTCCGAGGTGTTTCAGGGCGAGGCGACAGACGGCAtcccgcccgtggccgaggaggccgaggaggagtag
- the IST1 gene encoding Vacuolar protein sorting-associated protein ist1 (EggNog:ENOG503NW5R~COG:Z~BUSCO:EOG09264PK5), giving the protein MPPQASLVTKLKVQLKLAIARLRMVQQRDEQLGKTHRRAMAQLLEAGKVDSATIRVEGIIRADITSELHEMLELYCELLLARAGLLEGPACDPGLEEAVKSIVYAAPKTEIKELGTVRLLLAEKYGKEFVLEAMDNADGKVNPKVVKKLSVEPPRQELVQGYLEEIAKAYGVDWPRRGAVTPPPPDLLDEDDGGGGDHDDDDNPSGGQAQKALEEPLVADNQAQTPARRQASRGEEELRRATNPPRGQLGGPRSPVTVTPPRMTTDNVHPKVTLGSVELKPNKKMEGAAAATASASSRRAAGAKEPEGSVPDISDLERRFAALKKR; this is encoded by the exons ATGCCTCCGCAGGCGTCGCTCGTG ACCAAGCTCAAGGTGCAGCTCAAGCTGGCCATCGCGCGGCTGCGCATGgtccagcagcgcgacgagcagctcggcaaGACGCACcggcgggccatggcgcagctgctcgaggcgggcaaggTGGACTCGGCGACGATACGCGTCGAGGGCATCATCAGGGCCGACATCACGAGCGAGCTGCACGAGATGCTGGAGCTGTActgcgagctgctgctggcgcgcgcgggctTGCTCGAAGGACCGGCGTGCGACCCGgggctggaggaggcggtcAAGAGCATCGTGTACGCGGCGCCCAAGACGGAGATCAAGGAGCTGGGCACcgtgcgcctgctgctggccgaaAAGTACGGCAAGGAGTTTGtgctcgaggccatggacaatgccgacggcaaggtgaACCCCAAGGTGGTCAAGAAGCTCAGCGTCGAGCCCCCGCGGCAGGAGCTGGTACAGGGATACCTCGAGGAGATTGCCAAGGCGTATGGCGTCGactggccgaggcggggggcggtgacgcctccgccgccggatCTGCttgacgaagatgacggcggcggcggcgatcacgacgacgacgacaatccctcgggcgggcaggcgcaaAAGGCACTGGAGGAGCCGCTGGTGGCAGACAACCAGGCGCAGACACCGGCGCGGCGACAGGCGtcgcgcggcgaggaggagctgcggcgggcgacgaacccgccgcggggccagctcggcgggccCAGAAGCCCCGTGACGGTGACGCCCCCGCGGATGACGACGGACAATGTGCACCCCAAGGTGACGCTGGGGTCGGTGGAGCTCAAGCCCAACAAGAAAATGGagggcgcggcagccgccacggcgtcggcgtcttcgaggagggcggccggGGCCAAGGAGCCGGAGGGGTCGGTGCCGGACATAAGTGACTTGGAGAGGCGGTTTGCGGCGCTCAAGAAgaggtga
- a CDS encoding uncharacterized protein (EggNog:ENOG503PWIR), whose amino-acid sequence MHRWQVGQLAAARQPTAVNSLGRIDGLHASAAVPHAEFDSEEQMLRNAREALGCTDLVTLADLGDMSQSALEIRLTDARSLLSPASIASLYAVWLQERTLAALAKPDDETIRQCVWFLFDCGCGERMAVVTWLNVALNGIEKWAKVMSLGRASDTRAAVMLTIRDLYAGLTVLQGPANGHVLAPLPAVRPVTAPLHALQQPQPHGQMAKPSKTSYGSRASVFSPPEEMQLRQDANEVTCARCLTTGHATGSCPKVHTGPDNALASKKPDYTLEGRLFKPPSHSFGAHQSLASEHVTVSQDQHPASSTSSGRALANVTVTKSGNMLKLSGVVKGPNSESTTHTSFELPALPYDNAYTLKPPVDKKTEAEALQQADEFLAQLSDDLSLDDNKRPLPGDADTIASPRSKGPARKKQKNRGARIPTLGQLAEPAKPKPKVKEPGDVMAVPKATAAAVETEPKDARKPAAASPLRPSSVQDLFRNRDNFRASRVPRRLTAIEMSEADDVERAAANAAREQAAEDEHTEAGAGVRVTEAQKGEAAN is encoded by the exons ATGCATCGCTGGCAGGtcggccagctggcggcggcccggcaaCCGACAGCTGTGAACAGCCTTGGGAGGATTGATGGCTTGCACGCGTCCGCCG CGGTCCCTCACGCCGAGTTCGACTCGGAGGAGCAGATGCTCCGCAACGCGCGAGAGGCCCTCGGCTGCACTGACCTCGTCACCCTCGCGGACTTGGGCGACATGAGCCAGTCGGCCCTCGAGATCCGCCTCACCGACGCGCGGAGCCTCCTTTCCCCCGCGAGCATCGCCTCGCTCTACGCCGTCTGGCTGCAGGAGCggaccctcgccgccctcgccaagcccgacgacgagacgattCGCCAGTGTGTTTGGTTCCTCTTCgactgcggctgcggcgagcgcatggccgtcgtcaccTGGTTGAACGTCGCTCTCAACGGCATCGAGAAGTGGGCCAAGGTCATGTCCCTCGGACGCGCGAGCGACACGCGTGCCGCCGTCATGTTGACCATTCGCGACCTCTACGCTGGCCTCACGGTGCTCCAGGGCCCTGCCAATGGCCATGTCCTGGCCCCTCTTCccgccgtccgccccgtGACCGCCCCCTTGCACGCCCTtcagcagccacagccgcACGGCCAGATGGCGAAGCCCTCGAAAACTTCTTACGGCAGTCGTGCCTCGGTGTTTTCG CCCCCAGAGGAGATGCAACTTCGTCAAGACGCAAATGAGGTTACTTGCGCGCGATGTCTCACCACAG GCCATGCCACGGGAAGCTGCCCCAAGGTCCACACTGGACCCGACAATGCTCTTGCGTCCAAGAAGCCCGATTATACCCTCGAGGGCCGCCTCTTCAAGCCCCCTAGCCACTCATTTGGAGCACACCAAAGTCTGGCGTCTGAACATGTTACTG TCTCTCAAGATCAAcacccagccagcagcactTCGAGCGGCCGGGCTCTCGCCAACGTAACTGTCACTAAATCCGGAAATATGCTCAAGCTTAGCGGCGTTGTCAAGGGTCCGAATTCCGAATCCACTACCCACACCAGCTTCGAGCTGCCCGCGTTGCCTTAT GACAATGCATACACCCTgaagccgcccgtcgacaagaagaccgaggcggaggcgctcCAGCAGGCTGATGAGTTCCTGGCGCAACTCTCGGACGACCTCTCGCTCGATGACAACAAGCGACCCCTTCCGGGCGATGCTGACACTATCGCATCTCCACGGAGCAAGGGACCGGCGcggaagaagcagaagaatAGAGGAGCGCGCATTCCTACCCTTGGCCAGCTGGCagagccagccaagcccaagcccaaggtcaaggagcccGGCGATGTGATGGCTGTGCCGAaggcgactgcggcggctgtcgaGACCGAACCCAAGGATGCCAGaaagcccgcggcggcatcgcctcTGCGACCCTCCTCGGTGCAGGACCTGTTCCGCAACCGTGACAACTTCCGGGCCAGCCGCGTGCCACGACGCCTCACGGCAATCGAAATGTCGGAGGCGGACGACGTGGAGAGAGCGGCGGCCAATGCGGCGCGAGAGcaagccgccgaggatgagcacACCGAGGCAGGAGCCGGTGTTCGGGTGACGGAGGCACAGAAGGGAGAAGCAGCCAATTGA
- the APS2 gene encoding AP-2 complex subunit sigma (COG:U~EggNog:ENOG503NW9H) codes for MLSFVLIQNRQGKTRLAKWYAPYSDEQKIKLKGEVHRLVAPRDQKYQSNFVEFRNNKIVYRRYAGLFFCACVDTNDNELAYLEAIHFFVEVLDAFFGNVCELDLVFNFYKVYAILDEVFLAGEIEETSKQVVLTRLEHLDKLE; via the exons ATGCTGTCATTTGTTCTCATCCAAAACCGGCA AGGCAAGACGCGGCTCGCCAAGTGGTACGCCCCCTACAGCGACGAGCAAAAGAtcaagctcaagggcgaggtgcaccgcctcgtcgccccgcGCGACCAAAAGTACCAGTCCAACTTCGTCGAGTTCCGCAACAACAAGATCGTCTACCGCCGCTACGCGGGGCTCTTCTTCTGCGCCTGCGTCGACACCAACGACAACGAGCTCGCCTACCTCGAGGCCATTCACTTCttcgtcgaggtcctcgacgccttcTTCGGCAACGTCTGcgagctcgacctcgtcttcAACTTCTACAAGGTCtacgccatcctcgacgaggtctttctcgccggcgagatTGAGGAGACGAGCAAGCAGGTCGTCCTGACGCGCCTTGAGCACTTGGATAAGCTCGAGTag
- the SPT3 gene encoding Transcription initiation protein spt3 (COG:J~EggNog:ENOG503NXIN) codes for MADKDNKAYKYRQEISQMMYVSGETAEPSVETTSIIEDIVRQQVIELLRNCTELASRRGSKSISTNDLIFQIRHDQAKVSRLRTFLSWKDVRKNVKDSDDKGADADLAAGDDPVGGVVAGSGGPVDEAAKKNKKAKVGLPWEPASFFSVEVPEREDEEDEEEDEMNYMTLQRLRKADERTKLMTREEYVTWSEYRQASFTWRKGKRFREWAGFGIVTDSKPSDDIVDILGFLTFEMVATLTEVALKAKEQEDLARAQSGADSVAGAKKRKHQHGLFDPPSEGKTPIEPRHVQEAFRRFQQRPKKLRAMLNGTRLIQHTPLNII; via the exons atggcggacaaggacaacaagGCGTACAAGTATCGCCAGGAGATCAGTCAG ATGATGTACGTATCGGGCGAGACCGCCGAGCCTTCCGTTGAGACTACGAGTATCATCGAGGACATTGTGCGGCAGCAAGTCATCGAGCTG CTCCGTAATTGCACTGAGCTggcctcgcgccgcggctCCAAGTCTATCAGTACAAACGACCTCATCTTTCAGATCCGCCACGATCAGGCCAAGGTGTCGCGGCTGCGCACCTTCCTCTCGTGGAAGGACGTCCGCAAGAACGTCAAGGACTCggacgacaagggcgccgacgccgacctggccgcgggcgacgaccctgtgggcggcgtcgtggccggctcgggcggccccgtcgacgaggcggccaagaagaacaagaaggccaaggtcGGCTTGCCCTGGGAGcccgcctccttcttctccgtcgaAGTGCCTGAgcgggaggacgaggaggacgaggaagaggacgagaTGAACTACATGACCCTCCAACGCCTccgcaaggccgacgagcgcacCAAGCTCATGACGCGTGAGGAGTACGTCACCTGGTCCGAGTACCGACAGGCCTCGTTCACCTGGCGCAAGGGCAAGCGCTTCCGCGAGTGGGCCGGCttcggcatcgtcaccgacaGCAAGCCCTCGGACGACATTGTCGACATCCTCGGCTTCCTCACCTTCGAGATGGTCGCGACCCTCACCGAAGTcgccctcaaggccaaggagcaggaggacCTGGCCCGCGCCCAGTCGGGCGCCgacagcgtcgccggcgccaagaagcgcaagcacCAGCACGGCCTCTTCGACCCCCCCAGCGAGGGGAAGACGCCCATCGAGCCGCGGCACGTCCAGGAGGCGTTTCGTCGCTTCCAGCAGCGTCCCAAGAAATTGCGCGCCATGCTCAACGGCACCCGCCTCATCCAACACACGCCCCTCAACATCATCTAG
- a CDS encoding uncharacterized protein (TransMembrane:10 (o32-61i73-93o105-124i131-148o160-179i667-687o699-732i739-756o762-783i795-815o)~EggNog:ENOG503NWQG~COG:S) has translation MARSNPVKRLAGLLWGDCQTKAPWQRIIKNSVAAVIAVSIAILPSLKTKSTFLIPLIAVFANPGQRMGSMIEALLMVLLGSLVGLAWSLLSLYLSSLVEDSNPPAAYTIRALFLLTTTLVHGYFRSSSPRLFLFVYFLIVESLLTIQLPSTATTTLFTTIYVPTLIGAGVALVVHLAIFPEFSSSYLGSSTIDTLMDTMETLDRATHWFITPGGDAEECKELFAASTHKSSHGKQMSRWQSTKRRFAGLLAQLPSPFKASKTPSAFADIPCHLTSLAQLTAQKSKLRAQLSRCKAAQNEVNFEISISALPPISMKPISTQLMTSAVQNIIILIGACENKFIVLGNEDDAEEPIMGTERPSRPVTPDLTPDSGPTTPVSRPKFDKQKSYADRIDKVKPVKELETGSAQLLESILQHIKAPVLEFQASMDDAVILVASCLAYCYDVPTLPSGAPAPHGIHLEEIDLRIDEFTGAIARFDRRSTDELKRAAMESGESVDLMPRMETFLASSFLLAYRDSAAQVLGMLRHARILVDKRQRRHNRSRIWMPHITSLRQWLSTGGESDAMVLPERAKKAARTGKGSRSAPAAKDEEPPPYDDGLRYPGDEEAVPANAPSEKPTKSKDLNHGHKSRKKSKRPVGKGWMMMTRACAADAIEWAQGSDDLHYAVKLAMAVFLVTWPALVASWNAWYTEVRGVWAPMQLILVFEVAIGTSLFAFGLRIFGVVIGCTFGYLAVEIGRGNRVAAVVILVLGIVPSVYVQITTKYVKAGIVSIVSMAVVTLASIDLGSEAVTVYYKRLVAFIIGGLVAVLVEVCIAPVRARDRLVESLSASVRQVQKMQASLAVGVDTPERLDLKSEKLLNRFNRARDKAQAALAAAETFLPFCFNEPRLKGSFKPLAPIYEEIIYVLHQIIDRMDSVVQLRLAYGSSILEDLNSEVYAYRRSVAATCTLTLFSVNEALTTWLPLPQFIPSARLAQLRLINRVRAILMRQRSDADVSGVRRFSTRAELDEETASLITKRKFLSWNASTAGMMEIIEYLEELIELVKLLVGVNAFRSGMLERPNYGDYAQTLGGDQKQLAKVGSSQSGGSGSTADAHESAATSASHAADAGVSLRRAATFAQQASQHGQRNAAGDVGATAAAGEDEDEVLPLSLQRVGTRLRRADTVVRRRRFTFGGH, from the exons ATGGCTCGCTCGAACCCAGTCAAGaggctcgccggcctccttTGGGGCGACTGCCAGACCAAGGCCCCATGGCAGCGCATCATCAAAAACTCTGTTGctgccgtcatcgccgtcagcATCGCCATCCTCCCGTCTCTCAAGACCAAGTCCACCTTTCTGATCCCCTTGATTGCCGTCTTCGCCAACCCCGGCCAGCGCATGGGCAGCATGATCGAGGCGCTGCTCATGGTTCTCCTCGGGTCCCTGGTCGGCCTCGCGTGGTCGCTCTTGTCTCTGTACTTATCCAGCCTCGTGGAGGACTCCAATCCTCCGGCGGCTTACACGATCCGCGCCCTGTTCCTCCTGACGACCACACTTGTGCATGGCTACTTCCGGTCGTCAAGTCCGCGCCTCTTTCTCTTCGTTTACTTTCTCATCGTTGAATCGCTCTTGACCATCCAACtaccctcgacggcgaccacgACGCTCTTCACAACCATTTACGTCCCGACGCTGATCGGTGCAGGTGTTGCTCTCGTCGTTCATCTTGCCATTTTCCCCGAGTTCTCCAGCAGCTATCTGGGCTCGTCAACCATCGACACGTTGATGGACACTATGGAGACCTTGGACCGCGCGACACATTGGTTCATTACGCCCGGAGGTGACGCCGAAGAGTGCAAGGAGCTGTTCGCTGCTTCGACACACAAGAGCTCCCATGGCAAGCAAATGTCAAGATGGCAGTCGACAAAACGCCGCTTTGCCGGGCTCCTGGCACAACTTCCTAGCCCATTCAAAGCTTCCAAAACGCCTTCTGCCTTCGCCGACATTCCCTGTCACTTGACAAGTCTCGCTCAATTGACTGCGCAAAAGTCGAAGCTTCGAGCGCAACTGTCCCGTTGCAAGGCCGCCCAGAATGAAGTTAACTTTGAGATCTCCATATCCGCGCTCCCACCCATCTCGATGAAACCCATTAGCACCCAACTCATGACAAGCGCTGTGCAAAACATCATTATCCTCATTGGAGCATGCGAGAACAAGTTTATCGTGCTCGGTaacgaagacgacgccgaagaACCGATTATGGGCACAGAGCGGCCCTCTCGGCCGGTCACTCCGGACTTGACGCCCGACTCTGGACCGACAACGCCTGTCTCACGGCCAAAATTCGACAAGCAGAAGAGCTATGCAGACAGGATTGATAAGGTCAAGCCTGTCAAGGAACTCGAGACCGGCAGCGCCCAGCTTCTCGAGTCGATCCTACAGCACATCAAAGCCCCCGTGCTCGAGTTCCAGGCGTCAATGGATGacgccgtcatcctcgtgGCGTCGTGTCTCGCCTACTGCTACGACGTGCCGACTCTGCCCTCGGGAGCTCCGGCTCCACATGGAATACATTTGGAAGAAATCGATTTGCGGATCGACGAGTTTACTGGAGCCATTGCTCGGTTTGATAGGAGGTCGACGGACGAGCTCAAGCGCGCTGCGATGGAGTCGGGAGAGTCTGTCGACCTCATGCCGCGCATGGAGACGTTCTTGGCATCGTCTTTCCTGCTTGCATATCGTGACTCGGCGGCTCAAGTGCTAGGAATGCTCCGCCACGCTCGCATCCTGGTTGACAAGAGACAGCGACGCCACAATCGCTCACGGATATGGATGCCTCACATCACCAGTCTCCGCCAGTGGCTCAGCACGGGAGGAGAGTCTGACGCCATGGTCCTCCCCGAAAGGGCGAAGAAAGCTGCCCGCACGGGCAAGGGTTCTCGCTCAGCACCAGCCGCCAAGGATGAGGAGCCACCGCCatacgacgacggccttcGGTATCCAGGAGACGAAGAAGCAGTCCCTGCGAATGCTCCTTCAGAAAAGCCCACGAAGTCGAAAGACTTGAATCACGGGCACAAAAGCCGCAAGAAGTCCAAAAGACCAGTGGGCAAGGgctggatgatgatgacccgcgcctgcgccgccgatgcaATCGAGTGGGCTCAGGGCTCGGATGACCTCCACTATGCGGTCAAGCTGGCCATGGCTGTGTTTCTAGTCACTTGGCCAGCTCTGGTGGCTTCTTGGAACGCCTGGTACACGGAGGTGCGCGGCGTGTGGGCGCCCATGCAGCTCATTCTCGTCTTCGAAGTGGCCATTGGCACGTCATTGTTCGCCTTTGGCCTGCGTATATTTGGTGTTGTGATCGGCTGCACTTTTGGATacctggccgtcgagatcGGAAGAGGAAatcgagtcgccgccgtggtaATATTGGTGTTGGGTATCGTCCCCTCCGTGTATGTACAGATCACGACCAAGTACGTCAAGGCGGGCATCGTTTCCATTGTATCCATGGCAGTTGTCACGCTCG CGTCAATCGACCTTGGCTCAGAGGCGGTCACGGTGTATTACAAGCGTCTCGTCGCCTTCATTATAGGCGGGCTTGTTGCCGTTCTCGTCGAAGTTTGTATCGCTCCCGTTCGAGCCCGGGACCGCCTTGTTGAGTCGCTCTCTGCATCGGTCCGACAGGTGCAAAAGATGCAAGCCAGCCTTGCTGTTGGCGTCGACACGCCAGAGCGACTCGATTTGAAATCAGAGAAGCTTCTGAACCGCTTCAATCGTGCCCGCGACAAGGCGCAAGCAGCACTTGCGGCCGCAGAGACATTTCTCCCCTTTTGCTTCAACGAACCGCGCCTCAAGGGCAGCTTCAAGCCTCTTGCTCCGATTTACGAGGAAATAATATACGTTCTACACCAGATCATTGACCGAATGGACAGCGTCGTGCAGCTTCGCCTCGCTTACGGCTCCTCCATCCTCGAGGACCTCAACTCAGAGGTGTACGCATACAGGAGGAGCGTAGCCGCCACGTGCACCCTCACGCTCTTCTCTGTCAACGAGGCCCTCACCACGTGGTTGCCACTACCCCAGTTCATCCCTTCGGCGCGTCTCGCTCAGCTGCGGCTGATCAACCGCGTCCGCGCGATCCTCATGAGGCAAAGGTCGGATGCCGACGTCTCCGGCGTCAGGCGGTTCTCGACTAGGGCCGAACTGGACGAAGAAACTGCGAGTCTAATCACCAAGCGGAAATTTCTCTCGTGGaacgccagcaccgccggcaTGATGGAGATCATCGAGTATCTCGAAGAGCTCATAGAATTGGTCAAGCTGCTGGTCGGAGTCAACGCCTTCCGAAGCGGCATGCTCGAGCGGCCTAACTATGGCGATTACGCTCAGACCCTCGGCGGAGACCAAAAGCAACTGGCCAAGGTCGGGTCGTCGCAGTCCGGCGGCTCCGGGTCGACGGCGGATGCCCATGAGTCTGCCGCCACTTCCGCgagccacgccgccgacgcgggaGTATCGCTGCGGAGAGCCGCGACGTTCGCTCAACAGGCTTCGCAGCACGGCCAGCGCAACGCAGCTGGCGACGttggcgccaccgccgccgccggcgaggacgaggacgaagtcCTGCCCCTGAGCCTGCAGAGGGTCGGGACGAGGTTGCGGCGGGCTGATACGGTGGTACGACGGAGACGATTTACATTTGGCGGGCATTGA